The window CGGTTTTTTGTCCATTTATCCGCTTTGAGCGCGCGAGGCGGACAGGGCGTACGTGGGTAACGGAGGCTATGTTTCCCGGGTATATTTTTGCGCGAATGGATTATTCGACGCAAAGCCGGCACGTCCGATCAATCCGCGGAGTCCTCACAATCGTGGGATTTGGAGATTCTCCGACAGTCGTGCCCGAGGAAATCGTGGAGGATCTGCGGCGCGAGGTTCAGGATGGGGAAACCATTGTCATCCAGCCACAAATCGAAATCGGCGAGGAGGTCAACGTGATTGCCGGTCCCTTCCAGGGATTACGTGCGGTGGTGAGCAGAGTGCTGCCCGCAAGGGAGCGAGTAGCGGTTTTGTTGGAGGTTCTTGGGATGGAGCGCGAGGTGGAGGTTTCGACGAAGGCGGTGCTTCCGGATCAGCCGCATCCGATGTGTAAGGAATAAGAAAAGCCCCCCTGGGATGGGGTGGAGTGCGGCAGTGGGGG of the Terrimicrobium sacchariphilum genome contains:
- the nusG gene encoding transcription termination/antitermination protein NusG is translated as MTDTALWYCVRTKPKNERLTSQLLRMEVGLAVFCPFIRFERARRTGRTWVTEAMFPGYIFARMDYSTQSRHVRSIRGVLTIVGFGDSPTVVPEEIVEDLRREVQDGETIVIQPQIEIGEEVNVIAGPFQGLRAVVSRVLPARERVAVLLEVLGMEREVEVSTKAVLPDQPHPMCKE